One window from the genome of Yamadazyma tenuis chromosome 7, complete sequence encodes:
- the YPD1 gene encoding Phosphorelay intermediate protein (COG:T; EggNog:ENOG503P5HM; BUSCO:EOG09265DDU), with the protein MSEEKKQQLQDSDLVVWPVFSELIAMDEDEEGFSKNLFQTFKDQVEDTFEEIDENLASKNLDKLSSLGHYLKGSAAALGLVKISSQCERIQNYGHKINCDNFELSPTSTVDTDSDDYWVLLISDAFEKAKDGFEKSEKALNEYFDDEL; encoded by the coding sequence ATGTCCGAAGAAAAAAAACAGCAGTTGCAAGATTCTGACTTGGTGGTGTGGCCTGTGTTTTCAGAATTGATTGCcatggatgaagatgaagaaggctTCTCCAAAAATTTATTTCAAACTTTCAAGGATCAAGTAGAAGATacctttgaagaaatcgatgAAAATTTAGCATCCAAAAACCTAGATAAATTAAGCTCCTTGGGTCACTATTTGAAGGGTAGTGCTGCTGCTCTTGGATTGGTAAAAATTTCCTCCCAATGTGAAAGAATCCAAAATTATGGTCATAAAATTAACTGTGATAACTTTGAACTATCTCCAACCTCAACTGTTGATACCGACCTGGATGATTACTGGGTATTGTTAATCCTGGATGCGTTTGAGAAAGCAAAAGAtgggtttgaaaaatcAGAAAAGGCCCTTAATGAAtattttgatgatgaattATGA
- the pho2_2 gene encoding 4-nitrophenylphosphatase (COG:P; EggNog:ENOG503NUE7), with translation MVSSKITQKDQVKHLLDSYDYFLFDCDGVLWLGDHILPYVKETLTLLKQQNKSVIFVTNNSTKSREEYLKKFEKLGIEGITKDDVFGSSYATAIYVNKILKLPTDQKIWILGEKGIEEELQELGYTTLGGSDPELTKDGVEFHNDHPLLTNLDENVGCVVAGLALTVNYLKLSITMQYLLAKNKSIPFIATNIDSTFPSKGKLLIGAGSIIETVSFATDRKPDAICGKPNQSMMNSIKADNPGLLRTPKRGLMIGDRLNTDMKFGRLGGLDTLLVLTGIETEERVLSQPDDEAPTYYMSKLGDVYELLQ, from the coding sequence ATGGTATCTTCTAAAATCACTCAAAAGGACCAGGTTAAACACCTTCTTGACTCGTACGATTACTTCCTCTTTGACTGTGATggggttttgtggttgggTGACCATATCTTACCGTACGTCAAGGAAACATTGACTCTTTTGAAACAGCAGAACAAATCTGTGATTTTTGTCACCAATAATTCCACCAAGTCCAGAGAAGAatacttgaaaaagtttgaaaaattgggcATTGAAGGCATTACAAAAGACGATGTGTTTGGTTCCTCGTATGCCACTGCAATCTATGTCAAtaaaatcttgaagttgcCCACCGATCAAAAGATCTGGATCTTGGGGGAAAAGGGtatcgaagaagaactcCAGGAATTGGGATACACAACTCTCGGAGGCTCTGACCCCGAATTGACCAAGGATGGAGTGGAGTTCCACAATGACCATCCTTTGTTGACAAATCTTGATGAGAATGTCGGGTGTGTGGTGGCCGGATTGGCATTGACAGTAaactacttgaagttgtctATCACCATGCAATACcttttggccaaaaacaaGTCAATTCCATTCATTGCAACCAACATTGACTCGACTTTTCCTCTGAAGGGCAAATTGCTTATCGGAGCCGGGTCAATTATTGAAACTGTAAGTTTTGCTACCGACAGAAAACCAGATGCTATTTGTGGAAAACCTAACCAATCAATGATGAACTCAATTAAGGCCGACAACCCGGGATTATTGAGAACCCCCAAGAGAGGGTTGATGATTGGTGATCGGTTGAATACCGACATGAAGTTCGGAAGATTGGGTGGATTGGATAccttgttggtgttgacaGGAATCGAGACTGAAGAAAGGGTATTGTCCCAGCCAGATGATGAAGCCCCTACTTACTATATGAGTAAACTTGGAGATGTCTATGAGCTTTTGCAGTAG
- the FUN12 gene encoding eukaryotic translation initiation factor 5B (EggNog:ENOG503NX6J; COG:J; BUSCO:EOG092610ZY) has protein sequence MAKKGKKGAKAGGDIWDDEDMYEQPAQDESQPQEFQSEGTPTDGQDTPEPEESQEPEAADASAVADDFLNSIRKSKQKKDQKEEEGKKDGPKILSKKEKEKLKKEAEKQKKKEQAAKKKAQQAEKKEQIKEANKKNAEAAAGPSDSSAGATPEPESEQKVKPAVKKGKKAPGGLAALKRQLELKKQLEEEAARAEEEEEAARAEEERKVQEEEDKKAAAKAAKKEKEKLKKEQLKAEGKLLTKKQKEQKRLQELRKAQLLQGNVIVTGLQKDKNDDAPKPKKIVYGKKKPSKAKASSESHTTIVKKEEQKDEEEAVLDDWEKMALDDDDVNEDWEAAEETQAVTEEKKEDLPEHPAEAEDDEESEEEEEEVEEVEEVEEVNAPVTQKVESTPGAEPEKELRSPICCILGHVDTGKTKLLDKIRQTNVQGGEAGGITQQIGATYFPVESIRQKTEVMTKYEKRTLDVPGLLIIDTPGHESFTNLRSRGSSLCNIAILVIDIMHGLEQQTLESIRLLRDRKAPFVVALNKIDRLFDWEPVPNNSFRDSFAKQKKSVKAEFQNRYDQIKVALAEQGLNSELYFQNKNMAKYVSIVPTSAVTGEGVPDLLWLLMELTQKRMSKQLMYLSKIEATILEVKVVEGFGYTIDVVLSNGILREGDRIVLCGLNGPIATNIRALLTPPPSRELRIKSEYIHHKEVKAALGVKIAANDLEKAVAGSRLLVVNKEEDDEEELMEEVMDDLTGLLDSVDTSGKGVVVQASTLGSLEALLDFLKDMKIPVMSIGLGPVYKRDVIKTVTMLDKAPELAVMLCFDVKVDKEAEQYANEQNIKIFNADIIYHLFDAFTAYQKELLEQRRKDFLEFAIFPCVLKTIQIINKRNPMIIGVDVVEGTLRIGTPISCVRRDPTTGVPNVVLLGKVVSLQVNHNSVDIVKKGQTSAGVAMRLESPSGAQATWGRHVDETDNLYSLITRKSIDTLKDPAFRETVNRDDWLLIKKLKPVFDIK, from the coding sequence ATGGCTAAAAAGGGAAAGAAAGGTGCCAAAGCCGGAGGTGACATTTGggatgatgaagacatGTATGAACAACCTGCTCAGGATGAATCACAACCCCAAGAATTCCAGTCGGAAGGTACCCCAACCGATGGACAAGACACTCCTGAACCTGAAGAATCTCAGGAGCCCGAAGCGGCTGATGCTTCAGCAGTAGCTGATGACTTCTTGAATTCCATCAGAAAATCCAAGCAGAAGAAGGACCaaaaggaagaggaggGTAAGAAGGACGGGCCCAAAATCTTGAGtaagaaagaaaaggaaaagttgaagaaagaagctgaaaagcAGAAGAAAAAAGAACAGGCTGCTAAGAAGAAGGCTCAACAAGCTGAAAAGAAAGAACAGATCAAAGAAgccaacaagaagaatgcTGAGGCTGCTGCCGGCCCTTCTGACTCTTCTGCGGGTGCTACTCCTGAACCTGAATCTGAGCAAAAGGTTAAGCCAGCCGTTAAAAAGGGTAAGAAGGCTCCAGGTGGTCTTGCTGCTTTGAAGCGtcaattggaattgaagaaacaacttgaagaagaggctGCTCGTGctgaagaggaagaggaagctGCTCgtgctgaagaagagagaaaagtccaagaagaagaagataagAAAGCTGCCGCCAAAGCTGCTAAAaaggaaaaggaaaagttgaagaaagaacaGTTGAAGGCCGAAGGTAagttgttgaccaagaaacaaaaggaaCAAAAGAGATTACAAGAGCTTAGAAAGGCGCAATTGTTGCAAGGAAATGTGATTGTGACAGGTTTACAAAAGGACAAAAATGACGATGCACCAAAACCCAAGAAGATTGTTTACGGTAAGAAGAAACCTTCTAAGGCCAAGGCCTCCTCTGAAAGTCATACCACTATTGTCAAGAAAGAGGAGCAAAaagatgaggaagaagcTGTTCTCGATGACTGGGAGAAAATGGCTCttgacgatgacgatgtAAATGAAGACTGGGaagctgctgaagaaaCACAAGCTGTTactgaagaaaagaaggaagacCTTCCTGAGCATCCAGCTGAAGCAGAAGACGACGAAGAGTcggaagaggaagaggaggagGTTGAAGAGGTTGAGGAAGTAGAAGAAGTCAACGCTCCAGTTACACAAAAAGTAGAATCAACACCAGGAGCTGAACCAGAAAAGGAATTACGTTCACCAATTTGCTGTATTTTGGGACACGTCGATACTGGTAAgaccaagttgttggataagATTCGTCAAACCAACGTTCAAGGTGGTGAGGCTGGTGGTATTACCCAACAAATAGGTGCTACTTACTTTCCAGTGGAATCCATCAGACAAAAGACTGAAGTTATGACCAAGTACGAAAAAAGAACTTTGGATGTTCCAGGGTTATTAATTATCGATACTCCAGGGCACGAGTCTTTCACGAACTTGAGATCTCGTGGTTCGTCTTTATGTAACATTGCCATTTTAGTCATCGATATCATGCATGGGTTGGAACAACAAACCTTGGAAAGTATAAGATTATTGAGAGATAGAAAGGCTCCATTCGTGGTtgctttgaacaagatTGATAGATTATTTGACTGGGAACCTGTTCCAAACAACTCATTCCGTGACTCTTTTGCTAAGCAGAAGAAGTCTGTGAAGGCTGAATTCCAAAACAGATACGACCAAATTAAGGTGGCATTGGCCGAACAAGGGTTAAACTCTGAATTGTACTTCCAGAACAAAAATATGGCTAAGTATGTCTCTATTGTGCCTACTTCTGCTGTGACCGGTGAAGGTGTTCCAGACTTGTTATGGTTGTTAATGGAATTGACTCAAAAGAGAATGTCTAAACAATTGATGTACTTGTCCAAGATTGAAGCCACGATCTTGGAAGTCAAGGTGgttgaaggttttggtTACACTATCGATGTCGTCTTGTCCAACGGTATTTTAAGAGAAGGTGATCGTATAGTATTGTGTGGTTTGAACGGGCCAATTGCAACCAATATAAGAGCATTATTGACGCCTCCTCCATCAAGAGAATTGAGAATCAAGTCAGAAtatatccaccacaaagAAGTCAAGGCTGCTTTGGGAGTGAAGATAGCTGCaaatgatttggaaaaagCTGTTGCTGGTTCCAGATTATTGGTTGTTAATAAGGAAgaggatgatgaagaagaacttaTGGAAGAAGTCATGGATGACTTGACGGGTTTGTTGGACTCCGTTGATACTTCTGGTAAAGGTGTAGTTGTGCAAGCATCAACCTTAGGTTCTTTGGAGGCAttgttggactttttgaaagatatgAAGATCCCTGTGATGTCCATTGGATTGGGTCCCGTGTACAAAAGAGATGTGATAAAAACGGTCACCATGTTAGATAAAGCTCCTGAATTGGCGGTGATGTTGTGTTTCGATGTTAAGGTTGATAAAGAGGCCGAACAATATGCCAATGAACAgaacatcaagatcttcaacgCCGATATCATTTATCACTTATTTGATGCTTTTACTGCTTACCAAaaggaattgttggaaCAACGTCGGAAAGACTTTTTGGAATTCGCCATTTTCCCATGTGTTTTGAAAACcattcaaatcatcaacaagcGTAACCCCATGATTATTGGTGTAGATGTGGTTGAAGGAACCCTTAGAATTGGTacaccaatttcttgtgTTCGTAGAGATCCTACCACCGGAGTGCCTAATGTTGTATTATTAGGGAAAGTGGTTTCCTTACAAGTGAACCACAATTCCGTCGATATTGTGAAGAAGGGACAAACTTCTGCTGGTGTTGCTATGAGATTAGAGAGTCCCTCTGGAGCTCAAGCCACTTGGGGTCGTCATGTTGATGAGACAGACAACTTGTACTCATTGATTACTCGTAAGTCGATTGACACTTTGAAGGACCCGGCATTCCGTGAAACTGTTAATAGAGATGACTGGCTTTTaatcaagaagttgaaaccAGTTTTCGATATCAAGTGA
- the ALG9 gene encoding mannosyltransferase (CAZy:GT22; BUSCO:EOG09261FM4; EggNog:ENOG503NV47; COG:G), whose protein sequence is MLQSDILFIALNIVVRCISSFYMIIPDCDETFNYWEPLSLLIRGFGKQTWEYSPEFAIRSYSYLLPYYVLTYPFDYLVNLFQFPAYWDFYYIRLFLLNGFTIYCEIKLFHSLKRNTNARIAKSYLFLSSMSTGMAHAGVEFLPSSFAMQCVTISLSYALEDVSVESAVASLTWIMIGGLVGWPFSLVLAVPFGMNVVLSHFNKVPAIVLRSLVNLIAILTIIIAVDSIFYKKYVLIPLNIVLYNVFGGEGEGPEIFGVEPLSYYILNLLLNFNIFAILGYLGTIITFKWNKNYFVISMPLIIWSGIFFSQPHKEERFLYPIYSLILVNAAISLDLIFTVTNNIILNITKNTALTAAILRIAYAVVYGLTTTLSLSRTINLVENYSAPLIVPKALASSSSSTNVCIGREWYHFPSSFFLPDNHRLRFIRSGFDGLLPRDFEEGVDFFEATSFIPEDMNNKNVFVDSTVISFEECDYYIDNSGVTNCIEPSVGEDANWEVVVCHKLINPEGDHSGIGRLLYIPKPLRHYIPYNVDYMEYCLFKRQPPV, encoded by the coding sequence ATTGTGGTAAGATGTATCTCATCCTTCTACATGATCATTCCAGATTGTGATGAGACATTCAATTACTGGGAACCTCTCAGTTTGTTGATCCGTGGGTTTGGAAAACAGACGTGGGAATACTCTCCAGAGTTTGCAATCAGATCATATTCTTACCTATTACCTTATTATGTTTTGACGTATCCGTTTGATTATCTTGTCAATCTTTTCCAGTTTCCGGCTTACTGGGACTTCTATTACATAAGACTCTTTTTATTGAATGGGTTTACGATCTACTGTGAAATCAAACTTTTCCACTCGTTGAAGAGAAACACAAATGCAAGGATTGCTAAAAGCTACTTGTTTTTAAGTTCAATGTCTACGGGGATGGCTCATGCTGGAGTTGAGTTCTTACCCTCTTCTTTTGCTATGCAATGTGTCACTATTTCATTATCTTATGCCTTAGAGGATGTTAGTGTCGAGTCTGCTGTCGCTAGCTTGACTTGGATTATGATTGGCGGTTTGGTTGGATGGCCGTTTTCATTGGTATTGGCTGTTCCATTTGGAATGAACGTTGTGCTCAGTCACTTTAACAAGGTTCCAGCCATAGTACTAAGGTcattggtcaatttgatAGCAATTTTGACCATTATAATCGCAGTGGACTCAATTTTCTACAAGAAATACGTGTTGATACCCTTAAATATCGTTTTGTATAACGTGTTTGGTGGAGAAGGTGAAGGTCCTGAGATTTTTGGTGTGGAGCCTTTGAGTTATTATATCTTAAATCTTCtactcaacttcaacattTTTGCTATTTTGGGGTACTTGGGCACTATAATAACTTTCAAATGGAACAAAAACTACTTTGTCATTAGTATGCCTTTAATCATATGGTCCGGGATTTTCTTCTCCCAGCCACATAAGGAAGAAAGGTTCCTTTACCCAATATATTCATTGATTCTTGTTAATGCTGCTATATCGTTAGATTTGATCTTCACAGTCACCAACAATATCATTCTTAACATTACCAAAAATACAGCCTTAACAGCGGCTATACTTCGGATAGCGTACGCAGTTGTATACGGATTAACAACGACCTTGTCTCTCTCGAGGACGATaaatttggtggagaaTTATAGTGCTCCATTAATTGTTCCCAAGGCATtagcatcatcatcatcatcaaccaaTGTATGCATCGGGAGAGAGTGGTATCATTTCCCCAGCTCATTCTTTTTACCTGATAATCACCGTCTTCGGTTCATAAGATCAGGATTTGATGGGTTACTTCCtagagattttgaagaaggtgtCGACTTTTTTGAAGCTACCAGCTTCATTCCAGAAGACATGAACAATAAAAACGTATTTGTGGACTCTACCGTGATATCATTTGAAGAGTGTGATTACTATATTGACAATTCTGGAGTCACAAATTGTATAGAGCCTTCAGTTGGTGAGGACGCTAATTGGGAGGTAGTGGTCTGCCATAAGTTGATAAATCCAGAAGGTGATCATCTGGGAATTGGCCGACTTTTATATATTCCCAAGCCGTTGAGACATTATATTCCTTATAACGTGGACTACATGGAATACTGTCTCTTCAAGAGACAACCGCCAGTCTGA
- a CDS encoding uncharacterized protein (EggNog:ENOG503P3YN; COG:C,D) gives MQDLPPIGGYEPVQWKRNLPSRGFRPVIYFWLFTGIMGFGFYRYYKGVDEQRELARERQWARFYLQPLLLAEDDRNIARRYFSELKRQELVKETMSEEAKAKFEKELYNDKSKLRFPRYTAGANPSEH, from the coding sequence ATGCAAGATTTACCACCTATCGGAGGGTACGAACCAGTACAGTGGAAGAGAAATCTCCCATCCAGAGGTTTCAGACCCGTTATTTATTTCTGGCTCTTCACCGGAATCATGGGCTTTGGATTCTATAGATACTACAAAGGAGTCGATGAACAGCGTGAATTGGCCAGAGAAAGACAATGGGCCAGATTCTATTTACAACCTTTGTTGTTGGCTGAAGATGACAGAAACATCGCCAGAAGATATTTCAGTGAGTTGAAGAGACAagaattggtgaaagaAACGATGTCTGAAGAAGCTAAGGCCAAGTTCGAAAAGGAACTTTACAATGACAAGTCCAAATTACGGTTCCCCAGATACACTGCTGGAGCAAACCCTTCTGAACACTAG